The proteins below come from a single Piscinibacter gummiphilus genomic window:
- a CDS encoding reverse transcriptase domain-containing protein — protein MVAPPSWSNRFELKAGRWVFEPTTEARAKGLLIKAAIQEVWKPPKFFYHLRSGGHVAALRAHLDATVFARVDIEDFFGSVNRSRVTRSLKSRFSYLRAREMARDSVVNHPTAIPQRFILPYGFVQSPLLASLALFDSALGTLLCRFAKTSGLNVSVYVDDIIISGTDALLLQDCLAQVEVTAAKSGFSLNAAKTMGPSASITAFNIDLAHSDMQVESARYNEFVEAFAATSNPAQQAGIAWYVHSVNTNQAKAFLEALP, from the coding sequence ATGGTCGCCCCGCCGTCTTGGTCTAACCGCTTTGAACTCAAAGCGGGCAGATGGGTCTTTGAGCCGACGACCGAAGCCCGAGCCAAGGGCCTTCTGATAAAGGCGGCAATCCAAGAGGTATGGAAGCCGCCAAAGTTTTTCTACCACCTGCGATCAGGCGGGCATGTCGCAGCACTTCGGGCTCACCTTGACGCCACCGTCTTTGCACGAGTCGATATTGAAGATTTTTTCGGCAGTGTGAATCGTTCGCGGGTGACGAGAAGCCTGAAGTCCCGGTTTAGCTATTTGCGAGCGCGTGAGATGGCCCGAGACAGCGTGGTTAACCATCCGACTGCCATTCCACAGCGATTCATCTTGCCCTACGGCTTTGTGCAGTCGCCTCTTCTTGCTTCGCTTGCGCTCTTTGATAGCGCGCTCGGAACTCTGCTCTGTCGCTTTGCAAAGACGTCTGGCCTGAATGTCAGCGTGTATGTTGACGACATCATTATTTCGGGCACAGATGCGCTGCTTCTTCAGGACTGCCTCGCGCAAGTTGAGGTGACTGCCGCCAAATCAGGATTCTCATTGAACGCTGCGAAGACCATGGGACCTTCGGCGAGCATTACCGCTTTCAACATCGACCTCGCTCATTCCGACATGCAGGTTGAATCAGCCCGGTATAACGAATTCGTTGAAGCGTTCGCTGCAACAAGCAATCCTGCTCAACAGGCCGGGATTGCTTGGTACGTTCATTCCGTGAATACGAACCAGGCGAAGGCATTTCTTGAAGCGCTTCCATAG
- the coaE gene encoding dephospho-CoA kinase (Dephospho-CoA kinase (CoaE) performs the final step in coenzyme A biosynthesis.) — translation MHTRRGLHIGLTGGIGSGKSTVARALVARGAVLIDTDAIARSLASPGGAAIEAIRAEFGDSAIDASGALDRARMRELVFTDAQAKGRLEAILHPMIGLECNRQALAAAGKTTVFDVPLLVESSHWRTRVDRVLVVDCAIETQVTRVMNRSGWSRDAVLAVISQQASRERRRACADAVIHNDGLTLDELAAQVDLLLAQWSPVEQSRGSSGARPT, via the coding sequence ATGCACACCCGGCGTGGCTTGCACATCGGCCTGACAGGCGGCATCGGCAGCGGCAAGAGCACCGTCGCCCGGGCCCTCGTTGCACGCGGCGCGGTGTTGATCGACACCGACGCCATCGCCCGGTCGCTCGCCTCACCCGGTGGCGCCGCCATCGAGGCCATTCGCGCCGAATTCGGCGACAGCGCCATCGATGCTTCCGGCGCCCTCGACCGCGCGCGCATGCGTGAACTGGTCTTCACCGATGCACAAGCGAAGGGTCGCCTCGAAGCGATCCTGCACCCGATGATCGGCCTCGAATGCAATCGCCAGGCTCTGGCCGCAGCAGGGAAGACCACCGTTTTCGACGTCCCCCTCCTGGTCGAGTCATCACACTGGCGCACCCGTGTCGACCGTGTGCTGGTCGTTGACTGCGCCATCGAAACGCAGGTCACCCGCGTGATGAACCGCTCCGGCTGGTCACGCGACGCGGTGCTCGCGGTCATCTCCCAGCAGGCCAGCCGTGAACGGCGCCGAGCCTGCGCCGATGCGGTCATTCACAACGACGGCCTCACCCTCGACGAACTTGCGGCGCAAGTGGACTTGCTGCTGGCGCAGTGGAGCCCTGTGGAACAATCCCGCGGGTCGAGCGGAGCGCGTCCAACTTGA
- a CDS encoding A24 family peptidase — translation MTAPAFDAGLILSPWVLGLLGLCIGSFLNVVIHRLPIMLDRSWWRDIADQLTDPEAYQRVFGAKAPSEKEHFGKSLTEALAAQPALKLTHPRSRCPACGHQIAWYENLPVLSYLVLKGRCAACKTSISPRYPFVECLTAALFAAVAWRFGPTLTALAWCAAVAVLVALSGIDWDTTLLPDVLTYPLLWAGLLCSLLGLTVPLPHAVWGAIAGYLSLWSVYWLFKLTTGKEGMGYGDFKLLAALGAWLGWQMILPIVLSASVIGAIVGIGMKLSSGLREGRYVPFGPFLAGGGIAVMLAGPQRVLGWLGWA, via the coding sequence GTGACCGCCCCTGCTTTCGACGCTGGACTCATCCTTTCGCCATGGGTGCTCGGGCTCCTGGGCCTGTGCATCGGCAGCTTTCTGAACGTCGTCATCCACCGGCTGCCGATCATGCTGGATCGAAGCTGGTGGCGCGACATCGCCGACCAGCTCACTGATCCGGAGGCCTATCAGCGAGTCTTTGGCGCGAAGGCTCCATCCGAAAAGGAGCATTTCGGGAAATCGCTTACCGAGGCATTGGCAGCACAGCCGGCCCTCAAGCTGACCCACCCTCGCTCACGCTGCCCGGCATGCGGCCACCAGATCGCCTGGTACGAGAACCTTCCGGTGCTGAGCTACCTCGTCTTGAAAGGCCGCTGCGCCGCCTGCAAGACAAGCATCTCCCCACGCTACCCCTTCGTCGAATGCCTCACCGCAGCGCTCTTCGCGGCGGTCGCCTGGCGATTCGGCCCGACGCTCACGGCGCTCGCGTGGTGCGCCGCTGTGGCGGTTCTCGTCGCCTTGTCCGGCATCGACTGGGACACGACGCTGCTGCCCGACGTCCTCACCTACCCTCTGTTGTGGGCCGGGTTGCTGTGCAGCCTGCTTGGGTTGACCGTCCCGCTGCCGCACGCCGTGTGGGGTGCCATCGCAGGCTACCTCTCGCTGTGGTCCGTCTACTGGCTCTTCAAGCTCACCACCGGCAAGGAGGGCATGGGCTACGGGGATTTCAAGCTGCTCGCGGCCCTGGGTGCATGGCTGGGTTGGCAGATGATCCTGCCGATCGTGCTCAGCGCTTCGGTCATCGGCGCCATCGTCGGCATCGGCATGAAGCTCTCAAGCGGCCTGCGCGAGGGGCGCTACGTGCCGTTCGGGCCCTTTCTAGCAGGCGGCGGCATCGCGGTGATGCTGGCCGGCCCGCAGCGGGTGCTCGGGTGGCTGGGCTGGGCCTGA
- a CDS encoding type II secretion system F family protein: MATAAATAARNVKEFVFEWEGKDKNGKVVRGEIRAGGEAMVSASLRRQGILITKVKKRRTTGGKAIKQKDIAIFTRQLSTMMRAGVPLLQAFDIVARGSTNAKLTKLLIDIRSDVETGTSLSSAFRKHPLYFDALYCNLVEAGEAGGILDTLLDRLAIYQEKTMAIKNKIKSALIYPVAVMVVAFVVLAIIMLFVIPVFKDVFKSFGADLPAPTLFVIGMSEIFTKYWWAIFGFLGGGIYFFLESWKRSEKMQRTMDRLLLKVPVFGDLVNKSSVARWTRTLSTMFAAGVPLVEALDSVGGASGNAVFKDATDQIQKDVSTGASLTASMQTTGVFPTMVIQMCAIGEESGSLDAMLGKAAEFYEDEVDEAVKGLSSLMEPFIIVILGALIGGIVVSMYLPIFKLGAVV; the protein is encoded by the coding sequence ATGGCAACTGCAGCAGCAACCGCGGCACGCAACGTCAAGGAATTTGTCTTCGAATGGGAAGGCAAGGACAAGAACGGCAAGGTGGTCCGTGGTGAGATCCGCGCGGGCGGTGAGGCGATGGTCAGCGCAAGCCTGCGCCGCCAGGGAATCCTGATCACCAAGGTCAAGAAGCGCCGCACGACCGGCGGCAAGGCGATCAAGCAGAAGGACATCGCCATCTTCACGCGCCAGCTGTCGACCATGATGCGTGCGGGTGTACCGCTCCTGCAGGCCTTCGACATCGTCGCACGGGGCAGCACCAACGCGAAGTTGACCAAGCTGCTCATCGACATCCGCAGCGATGTCGAGACCGGCACGAGCCTGTCGTCGGCGTTCCGCAAGCATCCGCTGTACTTCGACGCGCTGTACTGCAACCTCGTCGAGGCTGGCGAAGCTGGCGGTATTCTCGACACGCTGCTGGATCGCTTGGCCATCTATCAAGAGAAGACGATGGCCATCAAGAACAAGATCAAGTCCGCCTTGATCTATCCGGTGGCCGTGATGGTCGTGGCCTTCGTCGTGCTGGCGATCATCATGCTGTTCGTGATTCCCGTGTTCAAGGACGTCTTCAAGTCTTTCGGCGCAGATCTGCCAGCTCCAACGCTGTTCGTGATCGGCATGTCGGAAATATTTACCAAGTACTGGTGGGCCATCTTCGGTTTCCTGGGCGGTGGCATCTACTTCTTCCTCGAGTCCTGGAAACGTTCTGAGAAGATGCAGCGCACCATGGATCGTCTTCTGCTGAAGGTCCCGGTGTTCGGCGACTTGGTCAACAAATCCTCGGTGGCCCGTTGGACCCGAACGCTCTCCACGATGTTCGCGGCCGGCGTTCCACTGGTGGAGGCGCTGGATTCCGTTGGAGGCGCTTCCGGCAACGCCGTCTTCAAGGATGCGACTGACCAGATCCAAAAGGACGTGTCCACCGGCGCCAGCCTGACGGCATCGATGCAAACCACTGGCGTGTTCCCCACCATGGTGATCCAGATGTGCGCAATTGGCGAGGAATCCGGTTCGCTGGATGCCATGCTGGGCAAGGCCGCAGAGTTCTACGAGGATGAAGTCGATGAGGCCGTCAAAGGTCTGTCGTCGCTGATGGAGCCCTTCATCATCGTCATCCTGGGCGCTTTAATTGGCGGGATCGTGGTGTCCATGTACCTGCCCATCTTCAAGCTCGGTGCAGTGGTCTGA
- the zapD gene encoding cell division protein ZapD — MILYEYPFNESIRTMLRLEHLFDRLGRLMPRDETVDHHYALATLFEIMDVASRADLKSDLLKDLERQKSQLNSFRGNPSISDDRLDKVIATIDHAFNGLNQLPGKAGHALTSNEWLMSVRSRISIPGGTCEFDLPAYYAWQQQEPARRRADLKQWVTTLMPLAEALKVLLSLLRDAGTPHKVVTQGGQFQQSLPAGRVFNLLRLRIDPAAQLIPEISGHRLMVLVRLMRQDAEGRLKPAGVDTSFELTLCS; from the coding sequence TTGATCCTCTACGAGTACCCCTTCAACGAAAGCATCCGCACCATGCTGCGGCTCGAACACCTGTTCGACCGCCTGGGCCGCCTGATGCCGCGTGACGAGACCGTCGATCACCACTACGCGCTGGCCACGCTCTTCGAGATCATGGACGTCGCCTCGCGTGCCGACCTCAAGTCCGATCTGCTGAAAGACCTCGAACGGCAGAAGAGCCAGCTCAACAGCTTCCGCGGGAACCCGTCGATCTCCGATGATCGCCTCGACAAGGTCATTGCGACCATCGACCACGCCTTCAACGGCCTCAATCAGCTCCCCGGCAAGGCTGGCCACGCGCTGACCAGCAACGAATGGCTGATGAGCGTGCGCAGTCGCATCAGCATCCCTGGCGGAACTTGCGAGTTCGACCTGCCCGCCTACTACGCATGGCAGCAGCAGGAACCGGCCCGGCGCCGTGCCGACCTCAAGCAGTGGGTCACGACGCTCATGCCACTTGCAGAGGCGTTGAAGGTCCTGCTGAGCCTGCTGCGCGACGCGGGCACGCCGCACAAAGTCGTCACCCAGGGCGGCCAGTTTCAGCAAAGCCTCCCCGCGGGCCGCGTGTTCAACTTGCTGCGCCTGCGCATCGACCCGGCGGCCCAGCTGATCCCGGAGATCAGCGGCCATCGCCTGATGGTGCTCGTGCGCCTCATGCGGCAGGACGCCGAAGGCCGCTTGAAGCCCGCGGGCGTCGACACCAGTTTCGAACTCACACTCTGCTCCTGA
- the groL gene encoding chaperonin GroEL (60 kDa chaperone family; promotes refolding of misfolded polypeptides especially under stressful conditions; forms two stacked rings of heptamers to form a barrel-shaped 14mer; ends can be capped by GroES; misfolded proteins enter the barrel where they are refolded when GroES binds), which translates to MAAKDVVFGGEARARMVEGVNILANAVKVTLGPKGRNVVLERSFGAPTVTKDGVSVAKEIELKDKLQNMGAQMVKEVASKTSDNAGDGTTTATVLAQAIVREGMKYVAAGMNPMDLKRGIDKAVTALVEQLKKASKATTTSKEIAQVGSISANSDESIGKIIADAMDKVGKEGVITVEDGKSLDSELEVVEGMQFDRGYLSPYFINNPEKQAALLDNPFVLLYDKKVSNIRDLLPTLEQVAKAGRPLLIIAEEVEGEALATLVVNTIRGILKVVAVKAPGFGDRRKAMLEDIAILTGGKVIAEEVGLTLEKVTLADLGQAKRVEVGKENTTIIDGAGAAGDIEARVKQIRVQIEEATSDYDREKLQERVAKLAGGVAVIKVGAATEVEMKEKKARVEDALHATRAAVEEGIVAGGGVALLRARQSAGTIKGDNADQEAGVKLILKAIEAPLREIVANAGGEPSVVINAVLNGKGNYGFNAANDTYGDMIEMGILDPTKVTRTALQNAASVASLMLTTECMVAESPKDDAPAAGGGMGGMGGMGGMGMDM; encoded by the coding sequence ATGGCAGCAAAAGACGTGGTCTTCGGCGGTGAAGCCCGTGCCCGCATGGTCGAAGGCGTGAACATCCTCGCCAACGCCGTCAAGGTGACCCTGGGCCCCAAAGGCCGCAACGTGGTGCTCGAGCGCTCGTTCGGCGCCCCCACCGTGACCAAGGACGGTGTGTCGGTCGCCAAGGAAATCGAGCTGAAGGACAAGCTCCAGAACATGGGCGCCCAGATGGTCAAGGAAGTCGCTTCCAAGACCAGCGACAACGCCGGTGACGGCACCACCACCGCCACCGTGCTGGCCCAGGCCATCGTGCGCGAAGGCATGAAGTACGTGGCCGCCGGCATGAACCCGATGGACCTGAAGCGCGGCATCGACAAGGCGGTCACCGCCCTGGTCGAGCAGCTGAAGAAGGCTTCGAAGGCCACCACCACCAGCAAGGAAATCGCGCAAGTCGGCTCGATCTCGGCCAACAGCGATGAGTCGATCGGCAAGATCATCGCCGACGCGATGGACAAGGTCGGCAAGGAAGGCGTGATCACCGTCGAAGACGGCAAGTCGCTCGACAGCGAACTCGAAGTCGTCGAAGGCATGCAGTTCGACCGCGGCTACCTGTCGCCCTACTTCATCAACAACCCCGAGAAGCAGGCCGCCCTGCTCGACAACCCCTTCGTCCTGCTCTACGACAAAAAGGTCAGCAACATCCGTGACCTGCTGCCCACCCTGGAGCAAGTCGCCAAGGCTGGCCGTCCGCTGCTGATCATTGCGGAAGAAGTCGAAGGCGAAGCGCTGGCGACCCTCGTCGTCAACACCATCCGCGGCATCCTGAAGGTCGTGGCCGTGAAGGCCCCTGGCTTCGGCGACCGCCGCAAGGCCATGCTGGAAGACATCGCCATCCTGACCGGCGGCAAGGTCATCGCTGAAGAAGTCGGCCTGACGCTCGAGAAGGTCACGCTGGCCGACCTCGGCCAAGCCAAGCGCGTCGAAGTGGGCAAGGAAAACACCACCATCATCGACGGCGCCGGCGCCGCTGGCGACATCGAAGCCCGCGTCAAGCAGATCCGCGTGCAGATCGAAGAAGCCACCAGCGACTACGACCGCGAGAAGCTGCAAGAGCGCGTGGCCAAGCTGGCCGGCGGCGTGGCCGTCATCAAGGTCGGTGCTGCCACCGAAGTCGAGATGAAGGAAAAGAAGGCCCGCGTGGAAGACGCCCTGCACGCCACCCGCGCTGCAGTGGAAGAAGGCATCGTCGCCGGTGGCGGCGTGGCCCTGCTGCGTGCCCGCCAGTCGGCCGGCACCATCAAGGGTGACAACGCCGACCAGGAAGCCGGCGTCAAGCTGATCCTGAAGGCCATCGAAGCCCCGCTGCGCGAGATCGTGGCCAACGCCGGTGGCGAGCCGAGCGTGGTGATCAACGCCGTGCTGAACGGCAAGGGCAACTACGGCTTCAACGCCGCCAACGACACCTACGGCGACATGATCGAGATGGGCATTCTCGACCCGACCAAGGTGACCCGCACCGCGCTGCAAAACGCCGCGTCGGTCGCTTCGCTGATGCTGACCACCGAGTGCATGGTCGCCGAGTCCCCGAAGGACGACGCGCCGGCTGCCGGCGGTGGCATGGGCGGCATGGGTGGCATGGGCGGCATGGGCATGGACATGTAA
- the pilB gene encoding type IV-A pilus assembly ATPase PilB — protein sequence MDTLAEAPQSALSGVARVLVHAGKLNAKAAEDLVKSSKEKKSSFLSAVLAAGALTPAELAHTLSSALALPLLDLNAVDPQRLPRAIIDAKLAAQYQIVVLGKRGNRLFIGGADPTDQEAGERIKFATQLSPEWVIVEHDKLSKILEGAGVSATESLDNIVGGDFEFDVSDDDVTASTETQEVTADVEDAPVVRFLQKMLIDAINARASDLHFEPYEYHYRVRFRIDGELREITQPPIAIKDKLASRIKVISRLDIAEKRVPQDGRMKLKFGNKAIDFRVSTLPTLFGEKIVIRILDPSSAKLGIEALGYEKIEKERLLACISRPYGMILVTGPTGSGKTVSLYTCLNILNQPGVNISTVEDPAEINLPGINQVNVNDKAGLTFSAALKSFLRQDPDIIMVGEIRDLETADIAIKAAQTGHMVMSTLHTNDAPTTLTRLLNMGVAPFNIASSVLLITAQRLARRLCEACKAPAEYPREALLKAGYTEDALDGSWRPYRAVGCSACSNGYKGRVGIYQVMPVSEEIQRIILSEGTAMDIAQQAASDGVRDLRQSGLVKVRAGFTTLEEVISVTNE from the coding sequence GTGGATACCCTTGCCGAAGCTCCTCAATCCGCACTGTCTGGTGTCGCGCGGGTGCTTGTGCATGCGGGCAAGCTGAATGCCAAGGCCGCAGAAGACCTCGTCAAGTCGTCCAAGGAGAAGAAGTCCAGCTTTTTGTCGGCAGTCCTGGCTGCGGGCGCGCTGACCCCGGCTGAGCTTGCGCATACCCTTTCCAGTGCTCTGGCCCTGCCGCTGCTGGACCTCAATGCGGTCGATCCGCAGCGCCTTCCACGCGCGATCATCGATGCGAAGTTGGCTGCGCAGTACCAGATCGTGGTTCTGGGAAAGCGCGGCAACCGCCTCTTCATCGGCGGTGCCGACCCGACGGATCAGGAAGCCGGCGAACGCATCAAGTTCGCCACTCAACTGTCCCCTGAGTGGGTCATCGTCGAGCACGACAAACTTTCGAAGATCCTGGAGGGCGCAGGGGTCAGTGCCACCGAGTCCCTCGATAACATCGTCGGCGGGGATTTCGAGTTCGACGTATCCGATGACGACGTCACCGCGAGCACCGAAACCCAAGAGGTCACGGCGGACGTCGAAGATGCACCTGTCGTGCGCTTCCTGCAGAAGATGCTGATCGATGCGATCAATGCCCGCGCGTCCGACCTGCATTTCGAGCCCTACGAGTATCACTATCGCGTTCGCTTTCGTATTGACGGTGAACTGCGCGAGATCACCCAGCCACCGATCGCCATCAAGGACAAGTTGGCCTCACGCATCAAAGTGATCTCGAGGCTCGACATTGCGGAGAAACGCGTCCCTCAAGACGGGCGCATGAAGCTGAAGTTCGGCAACAAGGCGATCGACTTCCGCGTCAGCACCCTGCCCACCCTCTTTGGCGAGAAGATCGTCATCCGTATCCTGGATCCGTCGAGCGCGAAACTTGGCATCGAAGCGCTGGGTTACGAAAAGATCGAGAAAGAGCGGCTGCTGGCGTGCATTTCACGGCCCTACGGCATGATTCTCGTGACGGGCCCGACCGGCAGCGGCAAGACCGTTTCGCTCTATACCTGCCTCAACATCCTCAACCAGCCTGGTGTCAACATTTCGACGGTCGAAGATCCGGCGGAAATCAACCTGCCTGGTATTAACCAGGTGAACGTCAACGACAAGGCCGGTTTGACCTTCTCGGCTGCCTTGAAGTCCTTTTTGCGCCAGGATCCGGACATCATCATGGTCGGCGAAATTCGTGACCTTGAGACCGCCGACATCGCGATCAAGGCGGCACAAACTGGACACATGGTGATGTCGACGTTGCATACCAACGACGCTCCGACGACCCTGACCCGCTTGCTGAACATGGGCGTGGCACCGTTCAACATTGCATCCAGCGTGCTTCTGATCACAGCGCAGCGCCTGGCCAGGCGCCTGTGCGAGGCGTGCAAGGCACCGGCCGAATACCCTCGCGAAGCGTTGCTCAAAGCGGGCTACACGGAAGATGCGTTGGATGGCAGCTGGCGACCCTATCGCGCGGTCGGGTGTTCAGCCTGTAGCAACGGCTACAAGGGTCGGGTCGGCATTTACCAAGTGATGCCGGTCAGTGAAGAAATTCAGCGCATCATCCTGTCAGAAGGAACTGCGATGGACATTGCGCAACAAGCTGCGAGTGACGGCGTTCGCGATCTGCGACAGTCCGGGCTGGTCAAGGTGCGCGCAGGCTTCACGACACTCGAAGAGGTCATCTCAGTGACCAACGAATAA
- a CDS encoding DUF1631 family protein yields the protein MSVPPLLQRFVDDELHRSADLISRTCSATLEQLRQPRDHLLTSSERQHYFELVQVLQQQQGVYQKAFVEALRRLVLAEMGPATQAEADSFRMSGLQLMDETRVESDIEISRAIQQIDSAAEWELRELQTFTSTLRGQGHVTAESNPLRPQSFARALWEAGSALPITGVQQSILLRVSATVIGGLLRTAFAAASTRLESQGIEPGIYRTVVIAPGAGRDAPPEMDVTRPGALDGLMRSMPGGGADTGSSPVTGEAKRRALPTTTPALEQALMRVEELLRRMPTGDAAAIAASPPPLRLAHHRAALMATAGETVDRQIIELLSRLFETILSDRSLSTPLQGVIARLQVSALRIALLDPSMLDAYDHPVWQLLDRIVTAASAYPHPYDTRLIALQEFCDKLVQQMSAAPQQDSALYRHSLGRLDAFLADQLRRQRREAEPSVETLMRAEQAEALQRTLAGRLVEQMAHVPASPTLRRFITGTWSHVLTQSVQQHGDQSPQTTGYLKTVDELLWSLKLPDHPKSRQRLLELLPGLLQRLRDGMALVQLPPAEQQAVFDELMKVHSDALRPGARPAPAGGKSDDQLTPEEIVQRMREEEHPEALPEPDPLDGSAFSDSLIDLASMETVPAALMDSAEPGSSADEAKQWVQRMAPGERYRIFLHGAWTCVQLLWRSDQGHFFLFAGELPQQTHSVSLRALERLRAEKLLRPLHEQPLIQRAVDGLLLNLARPVG from the coding sequence ATGTCCGTCCCCCCGCTTCTCCAGCGCTTCGTCGACGACGAACTCCACCGCTCCGCGGACCTCATCTCCAGGACCTGCAGCGCCACGCTGGAGCAGCTGCGCCAGCCGCGCGACCACCTGCTGACGAGCAGCGAGCGGCAGCACTATTTCGAGCTGGTGCAGGTGCTGCAACAGCAGCAGGGCGTCTACCAGAAGGCCTTCGTCGAAGCCCTGCGCCGCCTGGTGCTGGCCGAGATGGGCCCGGCCACGCAAGCCGAGGCGGACAGCTTCCGCATGAGCGGGCTGCAGCTGATGGACGAGACCCGGGTCGAATCCGACATCGAGATCTCACGCGCCATCCAGCAGATCGACAGCGCCGCCGAGTGGGAGCTGCGCGAGTTGCAGACCTTCACCTCCACGCTGCGCGGGCAGGGGCACGTGACGGCCGAGTCCAACCCGCTGCGGCCGCAATCGTTCGCCCGGGCCCTGTGGGAAGCCGGGTCCGCCTTGCCCATCACCGGAGTCCAGCAGAGCATCCTGCTCCGGGTGTCGGCCACCGTGATCGGCGGGCTGCTGCGCACGGCCTTCGCCGCGGCCAGCACGCGGCTCGAATCGCAAGGCATCGAGCCCGGCATCTACCGCACCGTGGTGATCGCCCCCGGTGCCGGCCGCGACGCCCCGCCCGAGATGGATGTGACGCGCCCCGGCGCGCTCGATGGCCTGATGCGCAGCATGCCCGGTGGGGGTGCCGACACCGGCAGCAGCCCGGTCACCGGCGAAGCCAAGCGGCGCGCTTTGCCCACCACCACGCCCGCGCTCGAGCAGGCCTTGATGCGTGTCGAAGAACTACTGCGCCGCATGCCCACCGGCGACGCAGCCGCCATCGCTGCCTCGCCGCCGCCCCTGCGCCTGGCCCACCACCGCGCCGCGCTGATGGCCACCGCGGGCGAGACGGTCGACCGGCAGATCATCGAGCTGCTGTCGCGCCTCTTCGAGACGATCCTCTCCGACCGCAGCCTCTCCACGCCCCTTCAGGGCGTGATCGCCCGGCTGCAGGTGTCGGCCCTGCGCATTGCACTGCTCGACCCGAGCATGCTCGACGCCTACGACCACCCGGTGTGGCAGCTGCTCGACCGCATCGTCACCGCTGCAAGCGCCTACCCGCACCCCTACGACACACGCCTCATCGCGCTGCAGGAGTTCTGCGACAAGCTCGTGCAACAGATGAGCGCCGCGCCGCAGCAAGACAGCGCCCTCTACCGCCACAGCCTGGGCCGGCTCGATGCCTTCCTCGCCGACCAGCTGCGCCGCCAACGGCGCGAGGCCGAGCCCAGCGTCGAGACCCTCATGCGCGCCGAGCAGGCCGAAGCGCTGCAGCGCACGCTGGCCGGGCGCCTGGTCGAGCAGATGGCCCACGTGCCCGCGAGCCCCACGCTGCGCCGCTTCATCACCGGCACCTGGTCGCACGTGCTCACGCAGTCGGTGCAGCAGCATGGCGACCAGAGCCCGCAGACCACCGGCTACCTGAAGACCGTCGACGAGCTGCTCTGGAGCCTGAAGCTGCCCGACCACCCCAAGAGCCGCCAGCGCCTGCTGGAGCTGCTGCCGGGGCTGCTGCAGCGCCTGCGCGACGGCATGGCGCTGGTGCAGTTGCCGCCGGCCGAGCAGCAGGCGGTGTTCGACGAGCTGATGAAGGTCCATTCCGACGCATTGCGGCCGGGAGCGCGCCCCGCGCCGGCGGGTGGCAAGTCCGACGACCAGCTCACCCCGGAAGAGATCGTCCAGCGCATGCGCGAGGAAGAGCATCCGGAAGCCCTGCCCGAGCCCGACCCGCTCGACGGCTCGGCCTTCAGTGATTCGCTGATCGACCTCGCGTCGATGGAAACCGTGCCCGCCGCGCTGATGGACAGCGCCGAGCCGGGTTCATCGGCCGACGAAGCCAAGCAGTGGGTGCAACGCATGGCCCCAGGCGAGCGCTACCGCATCTTCCTGCATGGCGCATGGACCTGTGTGCAGCTGCTGTGGCGCAGCGACCAGGGCCACTTCTTCCTTTTCGCCGGTGAGCTGCCGCAGCAGACGCATTCGGTGAGCCTGCGGGCATTGGAGCGGCTGCGCGCCGAGAAGCTGTTGCGCCCGCTGCACGAGCAACCGCTGATCCAGCGTGCGGTCGACGGCCTGCTGCTCAACCTGGCCCGGCCGGTCGGGTGA
- a CDS encoding DNA gyrase inhibitor YacG, whose protein sequence is MSSTPTPPPAKRRIVTCPTCGGESVYAPENAFRPFCSERCKNVDFGAWASESYRVPAKPPAPGESAGDASDDAH, encoded by the coding sequence ATGAGTTCCACCCCGACGCCCCCGCCGGCGAAACGCCGCATCGTCACCTGCCCCACCTGCGGGGGCGAAAGCGTCTATGCCCCCGAGAACGCCTTCAGGCCGTTTTGCAGCGAACGCTGCAAGAACGTCGACTTCGGCGCCTGGGCCAGCGAAAGCTACCGCGTGCCCGCCAAGCCGCCCGCGCCCGGTGAATCGGCGGGCGACGCGTCAGACGACGCCCACTGA
- the groES gene encoding co-chaperone GroES yields the protein MKLRPLHDRVIVKRLENETKTASGIVIPDNAAEKPDQGEVLAVGPGKRNDKGDFVALNIKVGDRVLFGKYSGQTVKVDGDELLVMREEDLFAVVEK from the coding sequence ATGAAACTTCGTCCGTTGCACGATCGCGTGATCGTCAAGCGCCTGGAAAACGAAACCAAGACCGCCTCGGGCATCGTGATCCCCGACAACGCCGCCGAGAAACCCGACCAGGGTGAAGTGCTGGCTGTCGGCCCCGGCAAGCGCAACGACAAGGGCGACTTCGTGGCCCTGAACATCAAGGTGGGCGACCGCGTCCTGTTCGGCAAGTACAGCGGCCAGACCGTCAAGGTCGACGGCGATGAGCTCCTGGTGATGCGCGAAGAAGACCTCTTCGCCGTGGTCGAGAAGTAA